TCTTTCAACTATAGCAGGCCAAGGGATAAGgggatagggaagggaagggagaactTTTGGTGATGGCATAGAAGTAATGGACCTTGTAACAGCTACAATGAAGAGAATCAATATTCAGGTTACAGGAAGGTTAACAGATGGGTGAATGTAAATGTATTATCTAACTCTGCTGGTTTTCCCTGTCTTGGGATTTAAATTCACAGAACCATAGTACTTGAAAGATtcttggaacatttagtccaccCCTTCATTAAACTGATAAGGAAAGTGCATTTCATAGTGGTTGCAGTTTGCACAAGGCCCACTTTAGTTAGCAGTGGAGTGAGAGAGAACAAAGGTCCCATTCTCCAGATGCCAGTATATTGCACATTCCAGAGTTTAATACCTAGTTCTTTAGTATCTGTACTGGTGACATAGCATCTGGGTATTGTATAAAGATAAAtagagttgttttttctttttccttcttgcttcACCTTCTCCAATCTCCACCTTTCCTTTTTTAGGTGTTTCTTCCATGAAGAGTCAAGCATATTTCAACAAGACTGGAGAACTGCCATGCCATTTTACAAACTCTCAAAACATAAGCCTGGATGAGCTGGTAGTATTTTGGCAGGACCAGGATAAGCTGGTTCTGTATGAGCTATTCAGAGGCAAAGAGAACCCTCAAAATGTTCATCTCAAATATAAGGGCCGTACAAGCTTTGACAAGGACAACTGGACCCTGAGACTCCACAATGTTCAGATCAAGGACAAGGGCACATATCACTGTTTCATTCATTATAAAGGGCCCAAAGGACTAGTTCCCATGCACCAAATGAGTTCTGACCTATCAGTGCTTGGTATGTAATCAAGGGCATGTTCAGATCCCTGACCTTCTCAGATGAGACTGCAATGAACAGAGAAATGTTGCAGGGGGTAGGGTTGGGGaggtgagaggggtgggggtggtacctggagagagaaggcaagggcCAGCCATTTCTGGGAAGTCCATTTGAAGGGAAGGCAAGGTTTGGTAATAGGGAACTGAAAGTCCTTGTACTTTTTATAGATTGCTTCTGAAGGATCACTAAGAATCTGCTTTGGGGGCAAAATAGAGCTAACTGAACAAAGTTAAAGTGGCCAAGGGAAAACCATGGGTAATTTGGCCATTACTAAGTATACAAAGCTATATAGGCCTCAGATttcttttatgttcattttttcctttggtccAAGATTTCTCACCCACTAAATCTTTGCCTAGAGCAACTAGCAAAGGTAATAGCTGATTGATCTGGGTTTTTCTTCAACCTCCTGGAGGTCACTTATGAGTTGTTTGCTGACCAACCAAGAGCCTGGTTGACGAAGGGAAATAACCCAGAACACATATCCCCAAAAGTGACAATTCAGCTCCTCTTTTTTTCCAGGCCTTGAAAAGTCTACATATCactacagttttttttattataatacagtaaaattaattattttatttgatgcaTAGCTCTGTtgattttgacatatgtatagaTTTATGTAACCACCACTacaaatagaatataaaacatttttgtcaCCCTAAAAATTTTTCCTCATGCTGTATCACTTTATTATCATGTCTTCTCCATATGCATAACTCCTGTTTTGCATCCTACAGTCTTAACTTTTGAAAACGTCACTTAAATGGAGCCACATAGTACGTAACCTTTTaagattggcttctttttttcaacataatGCCTTTGAGACTCATATaaattgttgcatgtatcaaaaGCCTGTTGCTTGCTATTGCTGAGGAGTATTATATTTTATCCACTCAGTGTACGGCAAGACATTGGGTTATTATAGTTGTTTTGGGTCTATTATAAATAGAGCTTCTGTAaacatgtacaagtttttgtgtgaatgttaagttttcatttctcttaggtagaTACCCAAGTGTGAGATTACTAGATTcagattaatttttaatgaaactggaaaaggcaGATCAACACTGATTCTGAAAACACAGAGTTAAAGCAAAGGCAAAGTAGAAATAGAATGATGAGTTGCTCCCTTTAAGCTTTATGTGATTTAAAGTAGGCTGCAGGACTTTTGGAACATTTTGTACACATGCTAAatcaatgtttttaaagtatggCCAGATACCATTGAGAAACATGGTGTGTTTTAGGTGGGACACAATCATTTTTCCAACCTGTGATTCCACAGATATTGTTAAGGAGGGCGAAGTAGGTAGCACCATGGCAACCCACTTTCTACAGACTCCATAAAGTATAGGCAGGGTTCTTACAAAACTTACAAAAACAGGGTACTTACAGCAAAACTTACAAAGATGACATGCAAATCACTGTTAAAGGCAATCTACTAAATTATAAATTAGTATGTAGAACCTGAAAGCTACCCAGTGACTACTGAAGAAGAACAGGGATCTGGCTGGCAGAAGGGGCTAGGTGCCAGTGATCCTCAATGGCCACAGGAATCTGAATGGCAAACCAAGGCAGGGGAATCTCTGTGTTTATCAAGATCATATATTTTCCCTAAAAATGGCTGGGTTTGACCTTCATCTTGTACATGATGTAGAAAACTTGACAGTTATGCCCAAAACCAATATTCTGAATTTCTAAATCCAAAATCCCCATCCACTCACTTACCACTATCTTGCTTGGGGTTCTGGAAGATATGGCCCAGAGTATGCCAGCACCATAAACTCGGCTGGTGTCAATCCCTTTCTGCTTCCTTAGTCTGGCAAGCTGGAATGTACCCCACGAGACGGCTGAGTTCTAAAGTCACACCAGTTCTCCTTCCCAAGACTCCACTCTCCAGCACAATGGCCTCATTGTGAATCTTTGGTGACTCAATTTCAGCCCTCCTTTCACTCAGAGAGTACCCCCCTGATTTGGGTAAGCTGGAAGTAAGCATAGTCCAAAACTctattcttgaaaaataaatgtggggTCATTATGAAGCTCTCACCATGGACTGAGGCCCACAGTTTACACACCTGGAGGCTCCCAGATGTGCCCCCAGTGAGTTCCCAGATCAGAACGTTATTTGCAGTTATCTTCTAGACACATCTAAATTtagactgatttcttttttttttttttgtctctttattctGCTTTCAGCTAACTTCAGTCAACCTGAAATAACAGTAACTTCTAATAGAACAGAAAATTCTGGCATCATAAATTTGACCTGCTCATCTATACAAGGTTACCCAGAACCTAAGGAGATGTATTTTCAGCTAAACACTGAGAATTCAACTACTAAGTATGATACTGTCatgaagaaaactcaaaataatgtGACAGAACTGTACAACGTTTCTATCAGCTTGCCTTTTTCAGTCCCTGAAGCACACAATGTGAGCGTCTTTTGTGCCCTGAAACTGGAGACACTGGAGATGCTGCTCTCCCTACCTTTCAATATAGGTAAAGCTGCTTCTCAAGACTATTTCTTTCAACAGGTATTGTACACAAATGGTTGAGGCAGATCACTCAATGTGCCTTGCTTGCCAGGAAACCTCCAATGGGGTCATTTTTTGGTACTATTAGGGAGGACTCAGACAGAGGTCTCCTCTCCATCTGAGTGCTGCAGGGTCCCAGAAACTATGAACGCATGCTGCACTTGAGGAAGTATGTTCTTAGCCCAGTCTTCTGGGCTACCTTTGgatagaatattttgaaattcagtCAGAAAATGCAAGATTCCTCCAGGCTAgaattcttccattcattcatacacacaaacacacacacatcatacatacattcatacataacAGTACATGCTGAGTATAGAGCCATTCTACACATTGTTGACTGCAGACATGAAAGCTGAAAGGTGTAAGACAtgctctctgccctcaaggacctTCTAATAGAATCAGAACTCCATGATGTAAACACATggaaaacttgattttaaaaagattggAATTAGAGTCTAAAGCATATCCCATGGAAATATGTgaccaaatttaaaaacaagaatgactGATAATCAGTTTTATAGACATTCAGAGGTAGGTAACTTCCTTGGGAATTCTTCCTAAAGGAAATGGGATCTTAAAAGATAACTGGGCTTTAAAAGTATGGTGAAGAGATGACAGGCATCAGACTAGTGGTTtcctaaacagaaagaaaaattctcagCATCCAGGCTTAGAAGGTGAGAAgactggggcgcttgggtgactcagttaagcatccgactctggcttaggtcatgatgtcatagtttgtgggtttgagccccgtgttggcctctgtgctgacagctcggaggctggagccggcttcagattctgtgtctccctctctctctctctctctctgccccttccctacttgcactctgtctctccctctcaaaaataaacatacattaaaaaagaaaagtgagaggaCCAAAATCAATTCACAGTATCTGATATGGgcacaggtggtggtggtgggcatATGCATCAAGGAAAGACTCAGAAGCAGAAGTTCTTGTGGCATGTTGACAGTATAGTACAGGGTCCAGTCTAGTTGGAGGAAAGGGCTGACGATAAAGTAGTGTCTGCTAATACGAGCCTGACATTTTAAAGTCTGGCTTTGCCCTGGAAGAAATGTATCCATATTTGAGACTTCACTTGTGAGGAGCAGTAACTCCAAGATTCTCTTCTGGAATAAAGGGACCCTGTACCCACACTGACCTTATGGCTGCTTCTGATCCTGACCCCTTTTCCCACACGTCTGCCTTCTGCTTACCTTGGCCCCTTCTCCAATTCTCCCTTTtggttttttcctcttctaaggCATCCATTCAACTTCTTTCTTAATCCTCTAACCCTGCTATTTCCTTTCTCCTGGTGTCTCATTGTTCAAACATAACTTGGTCCATGGACACATTCTTATGGACAGTCCTTGGGGCCAATAAGCTTTACCGGTGGCCCAATCCTTTCCTTCTACTGATTTCCTCCTGCTAAGACACTTCTGCCTCTGAGAGTCCAGTAAATAGGCCACATAGCCTGTCCTGGTTGCTTCACTGTAACCTCTGTTGGCCTAATAGTAGCCTCTCCTAAGCTATCCCTGAGGTTCAGGACCTGTTTGGAGCCAGAAACACCACCACACCTAACATGCCTTGGGGCCTTCTGCCATGGCTTCCTCTGCCATGCCTCCCACAGTCTACAAATGAACAGAGCCTTACCACCACTGTAGCTTCATCATGTCTCACCTTTCTGCTGTTTCTCCACTACTGTCAAAACCTTCCCAGCTATCACCatattcagaaatgttttagCTCTAGCTGCCTCAGGAAGCCAGGGCTTGCCTCTCTGTATCCCTGTTCTATGGCTTGATCAGAAATTGAGTAGACCCTGAATCAAGGAATCTTTTTGGGTGTCAAAAGGTAGCAGTCTCCATGTTATCAAGTATAACTTCTCTAT
The Panthera tigris isolate Pti1 chromosome C2, P.tigris_Pti1_mat1.1, whole genome shotgun sequence genome window above contains:
- the CD86 gene encoding T-lymphocyte activation antigen CD86 isoform X2, producing MDLGCTMGLSRTLLVMALLLSGVSSMKSQAYFNKTGELPCHFTNSQNISLDELVVFWQDQDKLVLYELFRGKENPQNVHLKYKGRTSFDKDNWTLRLHNVQIKDKGTYHCFIHYKGPKGLVPMHQMSSDLSVLANFSQPEITVTSNRTENSGIINLTCSSIQGYPEPKEMYFQLNTENSTTKYDTVMKKTQNNVTELYNVSISLPFSVPEAHNVSVFCALKLETLEMLLSLPFNIDAQPKDKDPEQGHFLWIAAVLVMFVVFCGMVSFKTLRKRKKKQPGPSHECETIKGERKESKQTNERVPYHVPERSDEAQCVNILKTASGDKSTTHF
- the CD86 gene encoding T-lymphocyte activation antigen CD86 isoform X4, translating into MGICDSTMGLSRTLLVMALLLSGVSSMKSQAYFNKTGELPCHFTNSQNISLDELVVFWQDQDKLVLYELFRGKENPQNVHLKYKGRTSFDKDNWTLRLHNVQIKDKGTYHCFIHYKGPKGLVPMHQMSSDLSVLANFSQPEITVTSNRTENSGIINLTCSSIQGYPEPKEMYFQLNTENSTTKYDTVMKKTQNNVTELYNVSISLPFSVPEAHNVSVFCALKLETLEMLLSLPFNIETIKGERKESKQTNERVPYHVPERSDEAQCVNILKTASGDKSTTHF
- the CD86 gene encoding T-lymphocyte activation antigen CD86 isoform X1, whose translation is MGICDSTMGLSRTLLVMALLLSGVSSMKSQAYFNKTGELPCHFTNSQNISLDELVVFWQDQDKLVLYELFRGKENPQNVHLKYKGRTSFDKDNWTLRLHNVQIKDKGTYHCFIHYKGPKGLVPMHQMSSDLSVLANFSQPEITVTSNRTENSGIINLTCSSIQGYPEPKEMYFQLNTENSTTKYDTVMKKTQNNVTELYNVSISLPFSVPEAHNVSVFCALKLETLEMLLSLPFNIDAQPKDKDPEQGHFLWIAAVLVMFVVFCGMVSFKTLRKRKKKQPGPSHECETIKGERKESKQTNERVPYHVPERSDEAQCVNILKTASGDKSTTHF
- the CD86 gene encoding T-lymphocyte activation antigen CD86 isoform X3; the encoded protein is MGICDSTMGLSRTLLVMALLLSGVSSMKSQAYFNKTGELPCHFTNSQNISLDELVVFWQDQDKLVLYELFRGKENPQNVHLKYKGRTSFDKDNWTLRLHNVQIKDKGTYHCFIHYKGPKGLVPMHQMSSDLSVLANFSQPEITVTSNRTENSGIINLTCSSIQGYPEPKEMYFQLNTENSTTKYDTVMKKTQNNVTELYNVSISLPFSVPEAHNVSVFCALKLETLEMLLSLPFNIDAQPKDKDPEQGHFLWIAAVLVMFVVFCGMVSFKTLRKRKKKQPGPSHECETIKGERKESKQTNERVPYHVPERSDEAQCVNILKTASGDKNQ